In Erpetoichthys calabaricus chromosome 11, fErpCal1.3, whole genome shotgun sequence, the DNA window tcacgctccattcttccctcactcatgaacaagaccccgagatacttgaactcctccacttggggcaggatctcgctaccaaccctgagagggcactccacccttttccggctgaggaccatggtctcggatttggaggtgctgattctcatcccaaccgcttcacacttggctgcgaaccgatccagagagagctgaagatcacggcctgatgaagcaaacaggacaacatcatctgcaaaaagcagtgacccaatcctgagcccaccaaaccagaccccctcaacgcccttgctgcgcctagaaattatgtccataaaagttatgaacaaaatcggtaacaaagggcagccctggcggagtccaactctcactggaaacaggttcgacttactgccggcaatgcagaccaggctctggcaccaatcgtacagggaccgaacagcccttatcaggggggccggtaccccatactctcggagtaccccccacaggattccccgaaggacacggtcgaatgccttttccaagtccacaaaacacatgtagactggttgggcaaacttccatgcaccctccaggaccctgctaagggtatagagctggtccactgttccgcgaccaggacgaaaaccacactgttcctcctgaatccgaggctcgactatccgacggaccctcctctccaggacccctgaatagacttttccagggaggctgaggagtgtgatccctctgtagttggaacaccccctccgatcccccttcttaaagagggggaccaccaccccggtctgccaatccagaggcactgtccctgatgtccatgcgatgttgcagaggcgtgtcaaccaagacagtcctacaacatccagagccttgaactccgggtgtatctcatccacccccggggccctgccaccaaggagttttttgaccacctcggtgacctcagtcccagagatgggggagcccacctctgagtccccaggctctgcttcctcattggaaggcatgttaatgggattgaggaggtcttcgaagtactccccccaccgacccacaacgtcccgagtcgaggtcagcagcgcaccatctccaccatatacagtgttgacactgcactgcttccccctcctgagatgccggacagtggaccagaatctcctcgaagccgtccgaaagtcgttctccatggcctccccaaactcctcccacgcccgagtttttgcctcagcaaccaccaaagccgcattccgcttggcctgccggtacctatcagctgcctccagggtcccacaggacaaaagggtcctgtaggactccttcttcagcttgacggcatccttcaccgccggtgtccaccaacgggttcggggattgccgccacgacaggcaccgaccaccttacggccacagctccggtcagctgcctcaacaatagaggcacgggacatggcccattcggactcaatgtcccccacctccctcgggatgtggtcgaagttctgctggaggtgggagttgaagctacttctgacagggggctctgccagacgttcccagcagaccctcacaacacgtttgggcctaccacgcctgaccggcatcctcccccaccatcgaagccaactcaccaccaggaggtgatcagttgacagctccgcccctctcttcacccgagtgtccaagacatgtggccgcaagtccgacgacacgaccacaaagtcgatcatcgaactgaggcctagggtgtcctggtgccaagtgcacatatgaacacccctatgcttgaacatggtgttcgttatggacaatccgtgacgagcacagaagtccaataacaaaacaccgctcgggttcagatcgggggggccattcctcccaatcacgcccttccaggtctcactgtcattgcccacgtgagcattgaagtctctcagcagaacgagggagtccccagaaggtatgccctctagcaccccctccagggactccaaaaagggtgggtactccgaactgctgttcggtgcatacacacaaacaacagttaggacctgtccccctacccgaaggcggagggaggctaccctctcgtctaccggggtaaaccccaatgtacaggctccaagtcggggggcaataagtatacccacacccgctctgcacctctcaccgggggcaactccagagtgatagagagtccagcccctctcaaggagattggttccagagtccaagctgtgcgtcgaggtgagtccgactatatctagccggaacctctcaacttcgcgcactagctcaggctccttcccctacagagaggtgacattccacgtcccaagagccagcttctgtagccgaggatcggaccgccaaggtccccgccttcggccaccacccaactcacactgcacccgacctccttggcccctcccataggtggtgagcccatgggaagggggacccacgttgcctcttcgggctgtgcctggccgagccccatgggtgcaggcccggccaccaggcgctcgccatcgagccccacctccaggcctggctccagagtggggccccggtgacccgcgtccgggcaagggaaaacgccgtccaaaattgttttccatcataggaggtttgtataaccgctctttgtctcatccctcacctaggaccagtttgccttgggtggccctaccaggggcataaagccccggacaacagagctcctaggatcattgggacatgcaaacccctccaccacgataaggtggcggttaaaggaggggggcaGTAAAGACAGTAAAGACCACAATAAAAATGAGTGTCCTTAACATCTGTCATTTCTACTTGAATCATTGTCAACTGTCAAGGCTGTGAGGTATGCATGAATAAACcagcatttaaaaatacactAGCAGCGGATTTGTACTCTGCTTATTGGATGGCACAACATTTAAAGTACCACCAAGGTGTACCTGCATGTGATACACAAAAAGGAGTGTTGAGAATACCATGAAAATAAGAAAGCACAAAACAGTGTGTTTTAAGCAACTGACCTTTAATTAGTCAACACTAACTGATCTGTTTGATAAACAGAACTTGTTTGTAATCACAACCAGATGCAAATAAGACACAAAGGGTGAGATGCAACAATGCCAGCTTTCAAGCTTAGGAGATATTGTATAAGTCACAAGTGATTTTAAATTAACCCCTCATAATGTATAATGTTTAATTGAACTGCCCTCAGAAGTGTTTACTACTTATAGTAGGTTGTGGAAATATGGAGTTttcttacagaaataaaattggttgaaatctaagtaataaggtgccacatgagaggttgggcatcaaattaaaagaggtgggagttcagggtgatgtttgtagatgggtgcagaattggctcagacaccagaagcagagggtgatggtgtgaggaacctcatcagaactggccgatgttaagagtggtgttccacaggggtcagtgctagggccgctgctatttttaatatatataaatgatttagatagtaatataagtaacaagctagttaagtttgtagatgataccaagataggtggattagcagataatttggaatccgttatatcattacagaaggatctggatagcatacaggcttgggcagatttgtggcagatgaaatttaatgtcagtaaatgtaaagtattgcacattggaagtaaaaatgttaggtttgaatacacaatgggcggtcggaaaatcgagagtacaccttatgagaaggatttaggagtcatagtggactctaagctatcgacttcccgacagtgttcagaagccattaagaaggctaacagaatgttaggatatatagcacgatgtgtggagtacaagtccaaggaggttctgctcaacctttataatgcattggtgaggcctcatcttgagtactgtgtgcagtttttgtctccaggctacaaaaaggacatagcagcgctagaaaaggtccagagaagagcgactaggctgattccagggctacaggggttgaattatgaggaaagattaaaagagctgagcctttacagtttaagcaaaagaagattaagaggtgacatgattgaagtgtttaaaattatgaagggaattagtgcagtggatcgagactgttattttaaaatgagttcatcaagaacacggggacacagttggaaacttgttaagggtaaatttcgcacaaacattaggaagtttttctttacacaaagaacgatagaaacttggaataagctaccaagtagtgtggtagacagtaagacgttagggtctttcaaaactcgacttgatgttttcttggaagaaataagtggatagtactggcgagctttgttgggctgaatggcctgttctcgtctagagtgttctaatgttctaataaacatAGAGCTCAGCCTCAACATTTGCAGTGCAACATGAAGTACACATGTGGTATGGGATTTCTTAAtagctgtgttaatgtttttgatgcaccatctgctggaaatacatttgcaatgcatttcattactaaaaatcCACTGTCTTTTGTAATAGTAATGACAGAGACCAaacagccctcctcttcacaacgtgagaggcagagatgtgaagtggctgctGCATAGCGCACTCCGGGTTTATGGGGAgggagggggtgggcgagcaaagcgagcagggggcacccCCCTAGTATAGtgaagatatagatatatatatatcttcaagACTCACATCAGGTATAATCTGGGGTAACAGAGAGCAGGGTGACACAGCTATTAACACCTTTCCCTTATTTACTCATAGAATGGCAGACAAAATTAAGGCACACCTCTGGCAGTAATTCCTTCACAGAGTTGGAAGTTCTTCATCCTGAATGCCTGCACCACCCCAGAAGATCTTTACAAGAACAGGAGGTGTGAATTCTGCAGCttcaatgcaaaataaataaataaatgaataaaaacaagttGATAACTCTTCAGAAAATATGAACTCCTTTGGTATGTTGTCTCATTCCAAAAGTGAAATGTAGCGATCATCAGAGCTGCGTTCCTGAGACAGGCTCAGACAGGTCCAATCAGACGGGCAAAGTCTCTTCACTTCAGAAGTGTGATCTGTACCTTGATTAATTTAAGAGATTTACTGAATGGTTTTACACAATCTATACTTTAAACCAGGAGCTTTTAGAGGTCAAGGATTatgattttctcatttttttgtgttcaagAATTTATCTGTTATTCTGTGATACCACCTTTGTTTCATTTGGCCCCACTGTTTTGAGGCTGTCGCTGTTGTAGCAATCCTCTCACAATTCTTGTGAGTTGTGTGCCACTTGTGACATCATCTGAGTGATGGTTTAAAGTTTGTTCTAAACATCTCCATAGTATCCAGGTTTTACAGATAGAACTTGTGCTTTAGTCTTTCGAAACCTTTCATTCCTTTTGACttccttctcttcattctgtCTACTGATTTTTGATTACATTTCTAGTTTATTTGAAAGATAGCACTGATTTTCAGTTTATAACGTTAGCTTGTGACTGTACATATCTCCCAGTCATCTACATTGAAAACATTATTGTCTCACTCTGAGTAAGTATAAGAAGCAGAGACTTCTAAAGaacctgcggtggactggcgccctgcccggggtttgtttcctgccttgcgccctgtattggctgggattggctccagcatacccccgtgaccctgtagttaggatatagcgggttggataatggatggatggatggacttctaaAGAAGggtagcacagtggcacagtggtagcgctgctgcctcgcagtaaggagacccgggtttgcttctcaggtcctccctgcgtggactttgcatgtactccccgtgtctgagtgggtttcctcccacagtccaaagacatgtaggtttggtgcattggtgatcctaaattgtccttggtgtgtgggtgtgccctgcggtgagctggcgtcctgtctgtgtatgtgtgaaaAGTGATGTATTTCAAGACATATTTTGTTCATCATGGTACAAGATAGTGGTGATGTGCTTGATTCGACAATCAAGTAAAaaattcactgtattctgtacttgTGTCAATACTAcgagtactactactactgttatccaccataataaaaagataaatgtctGGGTGTCTATCTGTGTGTCCGCCTGGTTgctgtgtctgtcattccaaaagatgccacatcaaatacatttgttgcaataaaatgcattgcaaaatggcaaataacagagataTACAGCATGCAttacatggtgcatcacaaacattagtgctAAGATCtacatttattatgtacatttcaaCCTATCTTAGATGGGTCGCATGCTAGTTTTTCACTAAAGAATAAGTTTTTCCTGTTTCTGAATATACAACACTAATGTGTCTATTTTGTTAAagctttttaataaatacatttgcaacATTTTGGGATCAACCATCTAACTTTGCATGTGATCCCATCTAAACGACAAGGGCCACAAGGCATGCAAGATCGATAAGCAATCCATGTTCTTCTTCTAAATGTTCCAAATATACCAGTCCTTAAAAAATGAAGCAACATGGACTACTCAGTTGTGAAATTCTTTTGTTGTGGAATAGCCAGGGCTTTGTTCCTggctttggtttctttttttatatgatgtatttcatattttgtgtttctaagtttgctttgtttttatttatattttattgcttGTGTATGAATAATTATGTATTTGGTAAGAATCTCAGTTTAGTTTTTTGTATtgtgtgccatgtgttttgtacTGTTGTAAGAAATGAGTAAGAGATCTCTTTTTCATGCCCATCCAGGGATACCAAATCAATGTAGGTAATGATGAGATAATATAAAAAGGAATTTATTGATCGATATTAATCAGTTAGTTGATTAATAATCAGTTTTTCTTTGGCAATGacaataattaattacataatttggtaaggctcctaatttattttccttacctttctctctAGGAGGAGGTCTCTGGCTGTTAGACTTATACTTGAAGCCTGCTCATTTTAGGAAACAgactaatacaatttattgataagcacaaacattataaaaacataactgcatatacaggtgctggtcataaaattagaatatcatgacaaagttgatttatttcagtaattccattcaaaaagtgaaacttgtatattagattcattcattacacacagactgatgtatttcaaatgtttatttcttttactgttgatgattataactgacaactaatgaaagtcccaaattcagtatctcagaaaattagaatatcaattaagaccaatgcaaaaaaaggatttttagaaatgttggccaactgaaaggtatgaacatgaaaagtatgagcatgtacagcactcaatatttagttggggctcctttggcctggattactgcagcaatgaggtatggcatggagtcgatcagtctgtggcactgctcaggtgttatgagagcccatgttgctctgatagtggccttcagctcttctgaattgttgggtctggcgtattgcatcttcctcttcacaataccccatagattttctatggggttaaggtcaggcgagtttgctggccaatcaagaacagggataccatggtccttaaaccaggtactggtagctttggcactgtgtgcaggtgtcaggtcctgttggaaaatgaaatctgtatctccataatgttcgtcagcagcagaaagcatgtagtgctctaaaacttcctggtagacggctgcgttgaccttggacctcagaaaacataatggaccaacaccagcagatgacatggcaccccaaaccatcaccgactgtggaaactttacattgGACcacaagcaacgtggattctgtgcctctcctctcttcctccagactctgggaccttgatttccaaaggaaatgcaaaatttactttcatcagagaacataactttggaccactcagcagcagtccaaaggcgagatgcttctgacgctgtcttttgttcaagagtggcttgacacaaggaatgcgacagctgaaacccatgtcttgcatacgtctgtgcgtggtggttcttgaagcactaactccagctgcagtccactctttgtgaatctcccccacatttttgaatgggttttgtttcacaatcctctccagggtgcttttttctagcacatcttgtccttcccttcgcctctctattaatgtgcttggacacagagctctgtgaacagccagcctctttagcaatgaccttttgtgtcttgccctccttgtgcaaggtgtcaatggtcgtcttttggacaactgtcaagtcagcagtcttccccatgattgtgtagcctacagaactcgactgagagaccatttaaaggcttttgcaggtgttttgagttaattagctgattagagtgtggcaccaggtgtcttcaatattgaaccttttcacaatattctaattttccgagatactgaatttgggactttcattagttgtcagttataatcatcaaaattaaaagaaataaacatttgaaatacattagtctgtgtgtaatgaatgaatctaatatacaagtttcactttttgaatggatttactgaaataaatcaactttgtcatgatattctaattttatgaccagcacctgtagatatatatatatatatatatatacaaggcaGGATGCAAAACAGACAAGACAGGCAAACATATAACACAGACGAAGCTGCTGTTTAATGCTGTTTAGAGTTCTAAATTAACTTGGCATAAAGaaacagttttatgataccaGGGCTTTAAGGATGACGTCCGATGCTGTGTGGAGCGGAGTGTTATTGTTGTTGCTCTGGGTTCAGGCGGAGGACTCTTCTTTCTTTGGAGTGCACTCTTGTGTTTGCTTCATGGTTCTTTGTTCATGGTGTGGCTGTTAGGCCTTCTACTGTGTACTCtacaacttcatagggaaaagtgtTACACTTTCTGGCTCAAGAGTGTAGGTGctaaagttcccttcttgaagtaatggctgcttatCAGCCATTTCAGACTGGGCTCAGTCGCTGGCACAGAGCTTGGGTAGAGAGATTGGATCTTAGAGCTAATTCAGGGAGTTCAGGTCCCTGAAACCTAACAGTGTGCAGCGATCTTCTAGAGAGATTGCGTCATGCAGCACTGGAATCTGGAAGTTTGACATCTGAAACTCTAcgcctttttaaaattatgtcagTTGTGTAAACAACAACTAAAAGTATTCTAAACACAATATATCAAATCTCTCATCCCCCTTGAAATAAGTATTGTTAATGAGATGAACTGTTCAGACCAGACTTTTTTCACCCCAACAGTACAGCTGTGTGTAAGTAGACGGGCCTCCATTTTCACCAGACTCTGTTAATCTTTAGTGCTGACTTCTGCTTGCACAGTGCCACCTAGTGACAAAAAAGGGATTTTTCTAGATTTATTTGCACTTCTTGCCTGCCTCATCACCTAAGACATCAAATCAACATGTACCTTGATGACAAGCCACAGATTATTTATTATCAGCAAATGTAAACCCTCAAGATTATAAGTATATAAAACAACTAATTGCTGTTATGGACAGACAGAATGTCTGAAGATTATTTTGGgcataaaaagaacagaagatgATAGAATTCCATTAAGATATTATCAACAGGAAAAACAAATGCCAAATTATCAGgaatccaaaacagaaaaagcatgttgaataaagtcaaagtaaaaaaactgaaaatcaaaaccTGTTGCTAGTACCTACTTGACTTCAGAGGGAACTGCCACTAAAGAAATTGAAAATTTGTATCCACCAAGGGATAACCTGAATGCATTATTGCTACTCTATTTATGCATAGCAACATGTGATATACCATGTGACCATGTAGTCACATGACCAGGACTAAGGCATTGCGCAAGTAATGAAAATCAGAGCTGCAAAGCATTACGACAttattaattacaataaaaacacaaaataaacataagaatTAGTTTCTACCTGTGAAAAACAAcatactaaatacaaaaataatgcatAGAATTGTGTGTTAATTAcaattgcaaaaatgttttttttttttatctttctatgCCACAGctatgaaaatgcatttttattaatttttactaaatGCCTATTACTAGCTTCTAATTATTGTATAAATCTATTTCCGACAGTCTTTgtttgatcccattttttatataataatgataataataatactactacattTTACTTAAGTAGCACCTTTC includes these proteins:
- the LOC127529561 gene encoding uncharacterized protein LOC127529561 → MGGLADNLESVKSLQEDLDNIQAWADLWQMKFNVSKCKVLHIGSKNVTFEYTMGGRKIESTPYEKDLGVIVDSKLSTSRQCSEAIKKANRMLGYIARCVEYKSKEVLLNLYNALVRPHLEYCVQFLSPGYKKDIAALEKVQRRATRLIPGLQGLNYEERLKELSLYSLSKRRLRGDMIEVFKIMKGISAVDRDCYFKMSSSRTRGHSWKLVKGKFRTNIRKFFFTQRTIETWNKLPSSVVDSKTLGSFKTRLDVFLEEISG